One region of Bactrocera neohumeralis isolate Rockhampton chromosome 5, APGP_CSIRO_Bneo_wtdbg2-racon-allhic-juicebox.fasta_v2, whole genome shotgun sequence genomic DNA includes:
- the LOC126760536 gene encoding EP300-interacting inhibitor of differentiation 3, with protein MNSTADELNSTQALDRKQRLKDLIDTNREIQTRLTEQSIEETLNQLSKVVKNSDLIHGEGNVTDRAEHTSEVMRDAQLLKMNHELMSKVFQQSSLMGAFSEQIYQNAIRQTVATQGQDNWKPFTEIACAIARMARAKSTMLGAYRVEVKERVTKERQPRKRNEQAEEKRPENIDKLQRKDKGANKLNIVGNQLRQMLNSNGGRAIPYYKLIIDPNNFMNTVENAFQIAFLARDNLIAIETGEDSFPHVRLAHSDEVKAVKETTQAICTLNLEKCREMILFYDIKQPMLTIESNEDD; from the exons ATGAATAGCACGGCAGATGAATTAAATTCTACTCAGGCGTTGGATCGAAAACAGCGTCTGAAGGATTTGATAGACACCAACAGGGAAATCC AAACCCGTTTGACAGAACAGAGTATCGAAGAGACACTTAACCAACTATCGAAGGTCGTAAAAAATTCGGATCTGATTCATGGCGAGGGCAATGTCACCGATCGCGCGGAGCACACCAGCGAAGTTATGCGTGACGCGCAATTGCTGAAGATGAACCACGAACTGATGTCCAAAGTTTTTCAACAGAGTTCATTAATGGGAGCTTTCAGCGAGCAAATCTATCAAAATGCAATC CGACAAACTGTGGCCACACAAGGTCAGGATAATTGGAAGCCCTTCACAGAGATCGCTTGCGCTATAGCGCGTATGGCACGCGCGAAATCCACAATGCTCGGCGCGTATAGAGTTGAAGTAAAAGAACGTGTGACAAAAGAGCGACAACCACGCAAGCGGAACGAACAG gCAGAGGAGAAACGTCCTGAGAACATTGATAAGCTGCAGCGCAAGGACAAGGGTGCCAATAAGTTAAATATTGTGGGCAACCAATTGCGTCAAATGTTAAACAGCAACGGCGGACGCGCCATACCTTACTACAAACTCATTATAGATCCgaataattttatgaatacCGTAGAGAATGCCTTTCAAATCGCTTTTTTAGCGCGTGATAATCTGATCGCGATTGAAACAGGCGAGGACAGCTTTCCCCATGTGCGGCTAGCGCATAGCGACGAAGTGAAAGCAGTCAAAGAGACTACACAAGCCATCTGCACCTTGAACCTTGAGAAATGTCGC GAAATGATACTTTTCTATGACATTAAACAGCCAATGCTTACAATTGAAAGTAATGAGGACGATTGA
- the LOC126760545 gene encoding odorant receptor 7a-like has product MLDLLKGRDHRVYASQDALIYLFNTIRIAGLSPPRHYGLFIVVLSPFVFNIGWIRYRSILSVMEILNSVQAALNIIGMPFKSLTLALSLQRLQSVKPLLKELDACHSESKDVAKIRRCAITGNRIVFGYIISYMLYGTLTVVSAVLSGLAPLTLWIPYVDWHRSTWEYWLQLSFDGATLYFSLLHQVINDSYPAIYIYIIRTQVQLLARRVSRLGNVLDKSEDANYHELQQCIIIHQKILRLVRMVQPVISVTMFVQFCIAAAIMSTTMINISIFGDITTKITSLIYLFCVLLQIWPTCYNASYLQADCKKLSMAIFYSNWMTQGKRFNKLLIYFLQRSQTDMPLRALKMFPVDLATNVSIAKFSFSLYTFIQQMGLGAHLND; this is encoded by the exons ATGTTAGATTTGTTAAAAGGTCGTGATCACCGGGTGTACGCCTCCCAAGATGCACTCATTTACTTGTTTAATACGATTCGAATTGCAGGGCTTAGTCCACCGAGGCATTACGGTCTATTTATTGTTGTGCTATCACCATTTGTCTTTAATATTGGTTGGATACGTTATAGAAGTATTCTATCTGTTATGGAGATACTAAATAGTGTACAAGCAGCTTTGAATATTATTGGAATGCCATTTAAGAGCTTGACATTGGCGTTGTCTCTGCAACGTTTGCAAAGCGTGAAGCCGTTATTAAAGGAACTGGATGCATGTCACAGTGAATCGAAAGATGTAGCCAAAATACGGCGCTGTGCAATTACAGGCAATCGTATTGTATTCGGTTACATTATTTCTTATATGCTGTACGGAACTTTGACTGTAGTATCGGCAGTACTGAGTGGTCTTGCACCACTTACCCTTTGGATACCTTATGTGGATTGGCATAGATCGACTTGGGAATACTGGTTGCAGTTGAGTTTTGATGGCGCGACGCTTTACTTTTCACTGCTTCATCAAGTCATTAATGATTCCTACCCagccatatatatttatattatacgcACACAAGTACAACTGCTGGCACGCCGTGTAAGTCGTTTAGGAAATGTATTGGATAAAAGTGAGGATGCAAACTATCATGAGCTTCAGCAATGCATTATTATACACCAGAAAATATTAAG ATTGGTGCGTATGGTGCAACCTGTAATATCGGTGACAATGTTTGTTCAGTTCTGTATAGCCGCAGCCATCATGAGCACCACGATGATAAACATATCGATTTTCGGTGATATAACCACCAAGATAACTTCTTTGATCTACCTGTTTTGTGTGTTGTTGCAAATTTGGCCGACCTGTTATAATGCTTCCTATTTGCAAGCGGACTGTAAGAAACTTTCCATGGCTATTTTTTACAGCAATTGGATGACTCAAGGAAAACGTTTTAACAAGCTGCTAATCTATTTTTTGCAACGCTCACAAACTGATATGCCATTGCGGGCCTTAAAAATGTTTCCAGTCGATTTGGCTACAAATGTGTCG attgCAAAGTTTTCGTTCAGCCTCTATACATTTATACAACAGATGGGACTGGGCGCTCATCTAAATGACTGA
- the LOC126760530 gene encoding vacuolar protein sorting-associated protein 4 — translation MASGTTLQKAIDLVTKATEEDRNKNYAEALRLYEHGVEYFLHAIKYEAQGEKAKDSIRAKCLQYLDRAEKLKEYLKKGKKKPVKEGESSSKDDKDKKDDSDSDGEDPEKKKLQSKLEGAIVIEKPHVKWSDVAGLDAAKEALKEAVILPIKFPHLFTGKRIPWKGILLFGPPGTGKSYLAKAVATEANNSTFFSVSSSDLMSKWLGESEKLVKNLFELARQHKPSIIFIDEIDSMCSARSDNENDSVRRIKTEFLVQMQGVGNDTDGILVLGATNIPWVLDSAIRRRFEKRIYIPLPEAHARLVMFKIHLGNTTHVLTEADLKELASKTDGYSGADISIVVRDALMEPVRKVQTATHFKRVTGPSPTNKEVIVDDLLVPCSPGDDGATEMSWMDVPSDKLFEPPVTMRDMLKSLSRTKPTVNDDDLVKLRKFTEDFGQEG, via the exons ATGGCCTCAGGCACGACTTTGCAAAAAGCTATTGATTTGGTGACCAAAGCGACAGAAGAAGACCGCAACAAAAATTATGCTGAGGCTTTACGTCTCTACGAACATGGCGTAGAGTATTTTCTACATGCAATCAAAT ATGAGGCACAAGGTGAGAAAGCCAAGGACTCAATTCGTGCCAAGTGCCTACAGTATTTGGATCGAGCTGAAAAACTTAAAGAATATCTCAAGAAAGGCAAGAAAAAACCTGTAAAGGAGGGTGAATCAAGCTCGAA AGATGACAAAGATAAAAAGGATGATAGTGATTCAGATGGCGAAGATCCTGAAAAGAAGAAACTTCAAAGTAAATTAGAAGGCGCAATAGTAATTGAGAAGCCGCACGTCAAGTGGTCCGATGTAGCTGGTTTAGATGCTGCAAAAGAGGCCCTTAAAGAGGCAGTTATCTTGCCAATCAAATTCCCACATCTATTCACGGGCAAACGTATACCTTGGAAAGGTATTCTGCTTTTTGGTCCTCCTGGTACCGGCAAATCATATCTTGCCAAAGCTGTTGCCACAGAGGCAAACAATTCAACTTTCTTCTCAGTTTCCAGTTCGGATTTGATGTCGAAATGGTTAGGTGAATCCGAAAAGTTGGTCAAAAATCTCTTCGAATTAGCACGTCAACATAAACCATCAATTATTTTCATCGATGAAATTGATTCCATGTGTTCGGCACGTTCGGATAATGAAAACGACAGTGTGCGACGCATCAAAACAGAGTTCTTGGTGCAAATGCAAGGTGTTGGCAATGATACAGATGGTATTCTGGTACTTGGTGCCACTAATATACCATGGGTATTGGATTCAGCTATACGTCGACGTTTCGAAAAGCGTATCTACATTCCATTACCTGAGGCTCACGCTCGTCTGGTAATGTTTAAGATACATTTGGGTAATACCACACACGTTTTAACCGAGGCTGATCTCAAAGAACTAGCATCAAAAACAGATGG ttactCAGGCGCTGATATTTCCATTGTCGTGCGCGACGCTCTTATGGAACCAGTGCGTAAAGTGCAAACCGCCACACACTTCAAG AGGGTAACTGGTCCGTCACCAACAAATAAGGAGGTTATAGTTGATGACTTGTTGGTGCCCTGCTCGCCTGGTGATGACGGCGCAACTGAAATGTCCTGGATGGATGTGCCTAGTGATAAGTTATTCGAGCCACCAGTTACTATG cGCGACATGTTGAAATCATTGTCTCGTACAAAACCCACTGTCAACGATGATGATCTAGTTAAGCTGCGTAAATTCACCGAAGACTTCGGACAAGAGGGATAA
- the LOC126760542 gene encoding mitochondrial fission process protein 1: MSKEYDVYRDSKLRYLGYSNEVGEAFRPLIHRNLVRASYLLATAYVCADAVDKSVKEHQRGSSTKQIAVVTGDVFTWQMVASVIIPGITINRITWLTGYLIRKAEVKKAFGKILPTAVGLCSIPLIIGPIDRFTDHLMDDTYRKWLS, translated from the exons ATGAGCAAAGAATACGACGTGTATAGGGATAGCAAATTGCGGTACTTAG GATACTCCAACGAGGTAGGAGAAGCATTCCGCCCACTTATACATCGCAATTTGGTGCGTGCATCCTATTTACTGGCCACGGCTTATGTATGTGCTGATGCTGTTGATAAATCAGTCAAGGAACATCAACGCGGAAGCAGCACCAAACAAATAGCCGTTGTTACTGGTGATGTATTCACATGGCAAATGGTCGCCTCTGTCATCATTCCCGGCATCACAATAAATAG AATAACTTGGCTGACTGGCTATTTGATTCGTAAAGCGGAAGTTAAAAAAGCTTTTGGAAAGATATTACCCACCGCAGTTGGTTTGTGTTCAATTCCATTAATAATCGGTCCCATAGATAGATTTACCGATCATCTAATGGATGATACATACCGAAAATGGTTAAGCTAA
- the LOC126760525 gene encoding cytosol aminopeptidase-like produces MSSLRITNWLTKSLLRFRNVKNFQQVYLRCYADDSRVTKGLVIGLYQKEGEKEAKLTSSGEKFDDRVQGKVSELIKETNLSGRLGRGKVFNNIDQEFRSIAVVGVGREGAGFNELEMLDEGMENVRVAAGVGARSLQMQGCSEVFVDSMEYPEQAAEGSALAIWRYQDNKMKKDRTIIPKLELYDSPDIDAWTRGLFKAEAQNLARRLSDAPANQMTPTTFAQATVDALCPCGVTVEIRTMEWIEQQHLNSFLMIAKGSCEPPVLLEISYCGTAPEDKPILLLGKGMTFNSGGLCLRPCKGMDEYRGAMAGAAVVVASIRAAAALSLPINISAVIPLCENMPSGMACKPGDVVTLLNGKSLAIRDTDKAGVVVMADPLIYAQTTYKPRLVVDVATLGKGVKKALGGGATGIFSNSHYIWKQFQKAGSLTGDRMWRLPLWNYYKYLVTNHVSFDVSNNGSGPASSCLAAAILHQFVPCVDWAHLDIRGVGMLTKYGTLPYLLKDRMTGRPTRTMIQFLYQMACPDQQK; encoded by the exons ATGTCCTCGCTACGCATAACAAATTGGCTAACAAAATCTCTGCTGAGATTtcgaaatgtgaaaaatttccaACAAGTCTATCTGAGGTGCTACGCCGATGATTCGCGTGTGACG AAAGGACTTGTGATCGGCCTATATCAGAAGGAGGGCGAGAAGGAGGCAAAGCTAACGTCGAGTGGAGAGAAATTCGATGACCGTGTGCAGGGCAAAGTATCTGAGTTAATCAAAGA AACGAATCTATCTGGAAGGTTGGGCAGAGGAAAGGTTTTCAACAATATTGATCAGGAATTTCGATCTATAGCAGTGGTCGGTGTTGGACGTGAAGGCGCTGGTTTCAATGAGTTGGAAATGTTGGATGAAGGCATG GAAAATGTTCGCGTAGCAGCTGGTGTCGGTGCACGCAGCCTGCAGATGCAAGGCTGTTCAGAGGTTTTTGTGGATTCAATGGAATATCCCGAACAAGCTGCTGAGGGTAGTGCTTTGGCGATTTGGCGTTATCaagataataaaatgaaaaaagaccGAACAATAATTCCCAAATTAGAATTGTACGACTCACCCGACATAGACGCTTGGACACGTGGTCTATTTAAAGCCGAAGCACAAAATCTTGCACGTCGTCTTAGTGACGCACCAGCCAACCAAATGACCCCAACTACATTTGCACAAGCCACCGTCGATGCCTTATGCCCATGCGGTGTAACTGTGGAAATTCGTACAATGGAGTGGATAGAGCAGCAACATTTGAACTCTTTTCTAATGATTGCGAAAGGCTCGTGTGAGCCGCCAGTCTTACTGGAAATCAGCTATTGTGGCACAGCTCCCGAAGATAAACCAATATTGTTGTTGGGCAAGGGTATGACATTCAATAG TGGCGGTCTCTGCTTGCGTCCATGCAAAGGAATGGATGAATACCGTGGAGCCATGGCCGGTGCTGCTGTTGTAGTCGCTTCCATTCGTGCCGCCGCGGCTCTATCGTTGCCTATTAACATTTCCGCTGTTATACCACTTTGCGAGAATATGCCCTCGGGCATGGCTTGCAAGCCAGGTGACGTAGTCACGTTACTCAACGGCAAATCATTGGCGATACGC GACACGGATAAAGCTGGCGTCGTGGTGATGGCTGATCCATTGATCTATGCACAGACTACATACAAACCACGTCTGGTGGTCGATGTGGCTACGCTTGGTAAGGGTGTCAAAAAGGCGTTGGGTGGTGGAGCTACGggcatattttcaaattcacattacatttggaagcaattccAAAAGGCTGGCTCACTAACTGGCGATCGCATGTGGCGCTTGCCATTGTGGAACTACTATAAATATTTGGTTACGA ACCATGTTAGTTTTGATGTCAGCAACAATGGTTCTGGACCGGCTTCATCTTGCCTGGCAGCGGCAATATTGCAC CAATTTGTGCCTTGTGTCGATTGGGCTCATTTGGATATACGGGGCGTGGGTATGTTGACAAAGTACGGTACTCTGCCATATTTGTTAAAAGATCGCATGACGGGCCGCCCAACTCGTACCATGATACAATTCCTATATCAAATGGCCTGTCCAGACCAACAGAAGTAG
- the LOC126760526 gene encoding glutathione synthetase-like isoform X1, whose translation MTETPVLEPCIPLPIAERTLIDVTEKAKDWAIMHGAAMRSKTNFSSDALNFAPFILMPSSFPRKEFEKARNLQTIINQLMHNVAHDEEFLTTTLAETVKVDEFTANLFNVYKKVLANGFGQPISLGLLRSDLMLETNCAELLEKEKQAPCAYCCWKQVEINTIASGFGHLGPVSKNIQSFVMSELGHADKIKNMPENTALSGLCGGMIKAWEVYAQPKAVILFVIEDVSYNICDQRFHEFYIREQRPDIKVLRRTLTEVHKEGKLGPNKELLLGEYEVAVIYFRAGYEPQHYHSQDEWDARYMMECSRAIKCPSIHYHLAGTKKVQQALAQPEMLERFISDPEKIKAVGQIFTGLYSLDDSEAGNASYEMALKEPERFVLKPQREGGGNNVYGADIPDALRKMSRVERAAWILMDLIQPPISKGYMIRPGGKSPPEVVDLVSELGIFGVILGDVDNVICNYQAGHMLRTKLSTANEGGVAAGLGALDSPYLLD comes from the exons TAAAT TTCGCACCATTTATATTGATGCCGTCGTCATTCCCGCGCAAAGAGTTCGAAAAGGCTAGGAATTTGCAAACCATAATCAATCAATTGATGCATAATGTGGCGCATGATGAGGAATTTCTAACTACAACACTGGCCGAAACCGTAAAAGTCGATGAGTTTACtgctaatttatttaatgtctACAAAAAAGTACTCGCTAATGGTTTTGGACAG CCAATTTCGTTGGGCCTATTGCGCAGTGATTTGATGTTGGAGACGAATTGTGCAGAATTGCTAGAAAAAGAGAAACAAGCCCCGTGTGCCTACTGTTGCTGGAAACAAGTTGAAATTAACACTATAGCTTCTGGTTTTGGCCATTTAGGACCAGTaagcaaaaatatacaaag CTTTGTGATGAGCGAGTTGGGGCATGCGGATAAAATTAagaat ATGCCCGAAAATACTGCTTTGTCCGGCCTTTGTGGTGGCATGATCAAAGCTTGGGAAGTATATGCTCAGCCCAAAGCGGTTATTCTTTTTGTCATCGAAGATGTTTCCTACAATATTTGCGATCAG cGTTTCCATGAGTTTTATATACGCGAACAGCGCCCAGATATTAAAGTATTACGTCGTACTCTAACGGAGGTGCATAAAGAGGGCAAATTGGGACCAAATAAAGAACTTTTACT CGGTGAATACGAAGTGGCTGTCATTTATTTCCGCGCCGGCTATGAACCTCAGCACTACCACTCACAAGATGAATGGGATGCACGCTATATGATGGAGTGTTCGCGTGCGATAAAATGTCCATCCATACACTACCATTTGGCCGGTACCAAGAAGGTGCAGCAAGCGCTTGCTCAACCAGAAATGCTGGAGCGATTTATAAGCGACCCAGAAAAA ATAAAAGCTGTGGGTCAAATCTTCACCGGGCTCTACTCGTTGGACGACTCTGAAGCAGGCAATGCCTCATACGAAATGGCATTGAAAGAACCGGAACGTTTTGTACTGAAGCCACAGCGCGAAGGCGGTGGTAATAATGTTTATGGCGCTGACATTCCAGATGCACTGCGG AAAATGAGTCGCGTTGAACGCGCCGCCTGGATTCTTATGGATCTAATTCAGCCACCAATATCCAAGGGTTACATGATACGTCCGGGTGGCAAATCGCCACCAGAAGTGGTGGATCTCGTGTCAGAGCTGGGCATTTTTGGCGTAATACTGGGTGATGTAGATAATGTGATTTGCAATTATCAAGCGGGTCATATGCTGCGCACGAAACTCTCGACTGCGAACGAGGGCGGTGTTGCAGCGGGACTTGGCGCCTTAGACAGTCCTTATTTACTGGATTAG
- the LOC126760526 gene encoding glutathione synthetase-like isoform X2 — MTETPVLEPCIPLPIAERTLIDVTEKAKDWAIMHGAAMRSKTNFSSDALNFAPFILMPSSFPRKEFEKARNLQTIINQLMHNVAHDEEFLTTTLAETVKVDEFTANLFNVYKKVLANGFGQAYSLGLLRSDYLAHMFEDNSVKQVEINTIASSFGGISTHMMPLQSFVMSELGHADKIKNMPENTALSGLCGGMIKAWEVYAQPKAVILFVIEDVSYNICDQRFHEFYIREQRPDIKVLRRTLTEVHKEGKLGPNKELLLGEYEVAVIYFRAGYEPQHYHSQDEWDARYMMECSRAIKCPSIHYHLAGTKKVQQALAQPEMLERFISDPEKIKAVGQIFTGLYSLDDSEAGNASYEMALKEPERFVLKPQREGGGNNVYGADIPDALRKMSRVERAAWILMDLIQPPISKGYMIRPGGKSPPEVVDLVSELGIFGVILGDVDNVICNYQAGHMLRTKLSTANEGGVAAGLGALDSPYLLD; from the exons TAAAT TTCGCACCATTTATATTGATGCCGTCGTCATTCCCGCGCAAAGAGTTCGAAAAGGCTAGGAATTTGCAAACCATAATCAATCAATTGATGCATAATGTGGCGCATGATGAGGAATTTCTAACTACAACACTGGCCGAAACCGTAAAAGTCGATGAGTTTACtgctaatttatttaatgtctACAAAAAAGTACTCGCTAATGGTTTTGGACAG GCTTATTCGCTCGGTTTATTACGTTCCGACTATTTGGCTCACATGTTCGAAGACAATTCAGTTAAACAAGTTGAAATCAACACGATTGCCTCTAGTTTCGGTGGCATCTCCACACATATGATGCCTCTGCAGag CTTTGTGATGAGCGAGTTGGGGCATGCGGATAAAATTAagaat ATGCCCGAAAATACTGCTTTGTCCGGCCTTTGTGGTGGCATGATCAAAGCTTGGGAAGTATATGCTCAGCCCAAAGCGGTTATTCTTTTTGTCATCGAAGATGTTTCCTACAATATTTGCGATCAG cGTTTCCATGAGTTTTATATACGCGAACAGCGCCCAGATATTAAAGTATTACGTCGTACTCTAACGGAGGTGCATAAAGAGGGCAAATTGGGACCAAATAAAGAACTTTTACT CGGTGAATACGAAGTGGCTGTCATTTATTTCCGCGCCGGCTATGAACCTCAGCACTACCACTCACAAGATGAATGGGATGCACGCTATATGATGGAGTGTTCGCGTGCGATAAAATGTCCATCCATACACTACCATTTGGCCGGTACCAAGAAGGTGCAGCAAGCGCTTGCTCAACCAGAAATGCTGGAGCGATTTATAAGCGACCCAGAAAAA ATAAAAGCTGTGGGTCAAATCTTCACCGGGCTCTACTCGTTGGACGACTCTGAAGCAGGCAATGCCTCATACGAAATGGCATTGAAAGAACCGGAACGTTTTGTACTGAAGCCACAGCGCGAAGGCGGTGGTAATAATGTTTATGGCGCTGACATTCCAGATGCACTGCGG AAAATGAGTCGCGTTGAACGCGCCGCCTGGATTCTTATGGATCTAATTCAGCCACCAATATCCAAGGGTTACATGATACGTCCGGGTGGCAAATCGCCACCAGAAGTGGTGGATCTCGTGTCAGAGCTGGGCATTTTTGGCGTAATACTGGGTGATGTAGATAATGTGATTTGCAATTATCAAGCGGGTCATATGCTGCGCACGAAACTCTCGACTGCGAACGAGGGCGGTGTTGCAGCGGGACTTGGCGCCTTAGACAGTCCTTATTTACTGGATTAG